In the Candidatus Methylomirabilota bacterium genome, ACCTGGAAGTCTCCGTAGGCCACCTGAAGCCCCTCGACCGTCAGCATCGGCCGGTCACGCCTCACGCATAGGCCTGACCGAGGTAGGCTTCGACGACGCGGCGGTCCCGCGTCACCTGGTCGGTCGGCCCGTCGGCGATGAGCTCGCCCAGGTAGAGCGCCAGGATGCGCTGGGCCATCGCGGTGATCACGCGCATGTTGTGCTCGATCACGAGGAGCGTGAGCCCCGACCGGTGGAGGTCCTGGATCAGGCGCACCAGTCCCGGGATGCTCCCCTGGTCCACGCCGCCGGTGACCTCGTCGAGCAGGAGGAGCCGCGGCCGGGTCGCGAGGGCGCGGGCCAGCTCCAGGCGCTTCCGCTGACCGGTCGACAGGGTCCGCGCGAACGCGCCGGCCTTGTCGAGGAGCCCCACGCGCTCCAGGAGCCCGGCCGCCTGCCGCCGGGCCTCCCGGACGTCGCGCGTGCGCGTCAGCGCGCCGGCCAGCACGTTCTCGAGCACCGTCAGGCCGTGGAACGGGCGCAGCTTCTGGAACGTCCGGGCGACGCCGAGCCGACACACGCGGTCGGGGCTGAGGCCGGTCAGGCGGTGCCCCTCGAACTCGGCGTCGCCCGCGTCCGGCCGCTCGAATCCCGTGATGACCTCGAACAGCGTCGACTTCCCCGCCCCGTTCGGGCCGATCACGCCGACGAGCTCGCCCGGCGCGACCTCGAAGGAGATGTCGCGATTGGCCACCACGCCGCCAAACCGCTTGGTGACCCCGCGGACGCGCAGGAGGCTCATGACCGCCGGGCGGCGAGCGCCCCCAGCCAGCCGGCGAGGCCTTGAGGGACGAACCGCACCACGATGATGAGCGCGCAGCCGTAGATGATGAGGTAGATCCCGACCAGGCCGGCTCCGACGCCCCCGAACGCCGCCCGCAGGTAGGTCTCGAGCGTGGTGATGAGGAACGCCCCCAGGAACGGCCCCGCCGCGGTGGCGAGGCCGCCGATGATCGCCCCCAGCGCGAAGCGCACCGAGAGGTCCACCGAGAAGACGTAGAACGGGTCCACGAAGCCCACGTACTGGGCCCAGAGCGTCCCGCACACCGCGGTGAGGGCAGCGCTGGCCGCGACGGCGACGACTTTCAGGCGGCGGCTCGGGATGCCGATGGCCTGGGCTGCGTCCTCGTCCTCGCGCACCGCGGCGAGCTGGTAGCCGCGGCGCGAGCGCTCCAGGTAGCTCTGGACGAGGTACAGGCCGGTCGCCACGACGAGGACGAGGTAGACCCAGACGGTCTTGTCGGCGAAGCCCAGGGTCCAGAGACCGGGGCGGAACGGGACAGGGATGCCCTCGGAGCCCTGGGTGAAGCCCCGCCAGCGGCTGGCGACGATCAGGAGCACTTGCGAGAACGCGATGGTGGCCAGCGCGAAGTAGGGGCCGCGCAGGCGGTTGGCCAGGTAACCGAGGGCGAGCCCGGCCGCCGTCGAGAGGAGCACGCCCACGAGGAGGCCGATCCACGGCGAAAGGCCCCAGCGCGTGCCGAGCAGCGCGGCCGAGTAGGCCCCGAGGCCGAAGAACGCCGAGTGGCCGAGCGATACCTGGCCGGCGTAGCCGCCCGCCACGTTCCAGGCGGCCGAGAGCGCCCCCCAGAGCAGGATCAGGACCAGGCTGTCGAGAAGGTAGGCGTCGCGGATGACCAGCGGCGCGAGCGCGGCCGCTCCGAACACGGTAAGCGCGACCCGGTGCCGCCGCATCAGACCCCCAGGCGCTCGGCGCCCCGCTGGCCGAAGATCCCGGCCGGGCGGACCACCAGGATGCCGATGAACAGGAGGAAGTAGAGCACCTCCTTCCAGGCCGTCCCCACCACGTAGGAGCCGACGACCTCGACTGCCGCCACGATCAGGCTCCCCAGGACCGCGCCCGGCATGTCGCCCAGTCCGCCGAGGACGACCACCACGTAGGCGATCAGGACGAACTGGAGCCCGGCCGTCGGGTACACCGGATAGAGCGGGGCCAGGAGGACGCCGGCCACCCCCACGCACGTGATCCCGATGGTCCAGGTGGCCCCGTAGACGCGGTCGGTGTCGATCCCCATGACCGCGGCGGCCTCCCGGTCCTGGGCGGTCGCGCGCATCACGCGTCCGGTGTAGGACCACTTCATGAACGCGAAGAGCGTGGCCGTGAGGATGGCCGCCACCGCGAAGGCCACGACCTGGCCCACGTTGAAGGCGGCGTCGCCGAGCCGCAGCACCGCCGCGTAGTGGCCGGCCCGAACGAAGCGGAAGTCGCCGGTCCACAGGACCAGCGCCGCGTTCTGCAGCGCGATGGAGAGCCCCACCGTGGTGAAGATCTGCACGTTGTGGGAGGTGTGGATCACCCCTCTCATCACCAGCCGGTAGGTCACCCAGCCGACCAGGCCGAGGACGGGCAGCGCGGCGACCAGCGCGACGTAGGGGTCGAGGGCCAGAAGCGTGAAGGTCCAGAACGTCAGGTACATGCCGAGCATGAGGAACTCGCCGTGGGCGAAGTTGACGACCCGCATGACGCCGAAGATGAGGGTGAGCCCGACGGCGATGAGGGCGTAGATGCCCCCGAGGAGGATCGTCGAGGTCAGGAGCTGGGCGAGGTCGCGCATGCTCCCCGCCGAGACGGCGGCGCCCCGGCTCCGTCCCCGGGGCGCCACGCGAGGTCGGGGCTCGAGCGCCGGGCTACTTCCGCTGGTCCCAGGCGCCCAGCGGGATCCAC is a window encoding:
- a CDS encoding branched-chain amino acid ABC transporter permease — encoded protein: MRDLAQLLTSTILLGGIYALIAVGLTLIFGVMRVVNFAHGEFLMLGMYLTFWTFTLLALDPYVALVAALPVLGLVGWVTYRLVMRGVIHTSHNVQIFTTVGLSIALQNAALVLWTGDFRFVRAGHYAAVLRLGDAAFNVGQVVAFAVAAILTATLFAFMKWSYTGRVMRATAQDREAAAVMGIDTDRVYGATWTIGITCVGVAGVLLAPLYPVYPTAGLQFVLIAYVVVVLGGLGDMPGAVLGSLIVAAVEVVGSYVVGTAWKEVLYFLLFIGILVVRPAGIFGQRGAERLGV
- a CDS encoding branched-chain amino acid ABC transporter permease, which codes for MRRHRVALTVFGAAALAPLVIRDAYLLDSLVLILLWGALSAAWNVAGGYAGQVSLGHSAFFGLGAYSAALLGTRWGLSPWIGLLVGVLLSTAAGLALGYLANRLRGPYFALATIAFSQVLLIVASRWRGFTQGSEGIPVPFRPGLWTLGFADKTVWVYLVLVVATGLYLVQSYLERSRRGYQLAAVREDEDAAQAIGIPSRRLKVVAVAASAALTAVCGTLWAQYVGFVDPFYVFSVDLSVRFALGAIIGGLATAAGPFLGAFLITTLETYLRAAFGGVGAGLVGIYLIIYGCALIIVVRFVPQGLAGWLGALAARRS
- a CDS encoding ABC transporter ATP-binding protein, with translation MSLLRVRGVTKRFGGVVANRDISFEVAPGELVGVIGPNGAGKSTLFEVITGFERPDAGDAEFEGHRLTGLSPDRVCRLGVARTFQKLRPFHGLTVLENVLAGALTRTRDVREARRQAAGLLERVGLLDKAGAFARTLSTGQRKRLELARALATRPRLLLLDEVTGGVDQGSIPGLVRLIQDLHRSGLTLLVIEHNMRVITAMAQRILALYLGELIADGPTDQVTRDRRVVEAYLGQAYA